A stretch of Anolis sagrei isolate rAnoSag1 chromosome X, rAnoSag1.mat, whole genome shotgun sequence DNA encodes these proteins:
- the SPSB3 gene encoding SPRY domain-containing SOCS box protein 3, with product MARRMRNSRAWHYVLSGVRRESDSRTAALPSGSHGWSYDSDGQHSDSDSEPEFPPLLPSIPTAIPVTGESYCNCENQNEAPYCPNPHAIHRIMDCQCGEEDEYFDWVWDDLNKSTATLLTCDSRKVNFHMDYSCGTAAIRGNKELAEGQHFWEIKMTSPVYGTDMMVGIGTSDVNLDKYRHTFCSLLGKDEDSWGLSYTGLLHHKGDRTNFSTRFGQGSIIGVHLDTWHGTLTFFKNRKCIGVAATQLQNKRYFPMVCSTAAKSSMKVIRSCATHTSLQYLCCYRLRQLLPDYVDTLQVLPLPPGLKHILHNKLGWVLSMNCGSLQPSSSTSSGSDSDSSFSSDADACQRKRCRRT from the exons ATGGCTCGACGTATGCGCAACAGCAGAGCCTGGCACTACGTCCTAAGTGGTGTACGCCGGGAAAGTGATTCACGGACAGCAGCGTTGCCATCCGGGTCTCATGGTTGGTCATATGATTCTGATGGGCAG cACAGTGATTCAGATTCAGAGCCAGAGTTCCCCCCTCTGTTGCCTTCGATACCCACAGCTATTCCTGTGACTGGAGAGTCTTACTGCAACTGTGAGAACCAAAATGAAGCTCCGTACTGCCCTAACCCGCATGCCATCCACCGGATCATGGATTGTCAGTGTGGGGAGGAAGACGAAT ATTTTGACTGGGTGTGGGATGATCTGAACAAATCAACCGCAACGCTGTTGACCTGTGACAGCCGCAAGGTGAATTTCCACATGGACTACAGCTGTGGCACTGCCGCCATCCGAGGGAACAAGGAACTGGCAGAGGGGCAGCACTTTTGGGAAATCAAGATGACCTCACCAGTTTATGGCACTGATATG ATGGTGGGAATTGGGACATCTGATGTCAATTTGGACAAGTACCGGCACACGTTTTGCAGCCTGCTGGGCAAAGATGAAGACAGCTGGGGTCTCTCTTATACAG GGCTCCTCCATCACAAGGGAGACAGAACCAATTTCTCAACAAGGTTTGGTCAAGGCTCCATCATCGGAGTGCACCTGGACACGTGGCATGGGACTCTGACTTTCTTTAAAAACAGGAAATGTATAG GAGTGGCTGCCACTCAGTTACAAAACAAGAGATACTTCCCCATGGTGTGTTCGACCGCAGCCAAGAGCAGCATGAAAGTCATCCGCTCCTGTGCCACCCACACCTCCCTGCAGTACCTCTGTTGTTACCGCCTGCGCCAGCTACTTCCTGATTACGTTGACACATTACAGGTGTTGCCTCTTCCCCCAGGACTCAAGCACATTCTGCACAACAAACTCGGCTGGGTGCTGAGCATGAACTGTGGCTCGCTCCAGCCATCCTCTTCTACCTCCTCAGGCAGTGATTCAGATAGCTCATTCAGCTCAGATGCTGATGCTTGCCAACGGAAGAGATGCAGGAGGACATAA
- the MRPS34 gene encoding small ribosomal subunit protein mS34, giving the protein MRDEAPLASRKLSLPHVTFRPEAEVLASRTVSVGRTEKASVFNQAGSPAKGLRFPTEKAAMGRRNKVYRPIAAMAKRIREYRALKNRPRDSQRFALDYETMIRPLTGKRLPVLAWEDARNEERLFTLLSRLHCFGIGRMVTRKSWLWRFDEPCYWIITKVKVDYTAENLDHGKAWGYLTFRGKVMEEVREIGKVMYHDWRMVPKHEEEAFKKFTPVEEETVRYVLYPPLLRAMVLAQRQKEGKPCTEEPMIDLMRPRSFSKEYFENARNEGTPV; this is encoded by the exons ATGAGAGACGAGGCTCCTCTTGCAAGCAGGAAGCTTTCCCTGCCGCATGTTACTTTCCGACCGGAAGCGGAAGTTCTTGCTAGCCGGACGGTTTCAGTGGGTCGGACTGAAAAAGCGTCCGTGTTCAATCAAGCAGGGAGTCCCGCCAAAGGCTTGAGGTTTCCTACGGAAAAG GCAGCCATGGGTCGCCGGAACAAGGTCTACCGCCCTATTGCGGCCATGGCCAAGAGGATCCGCGAGTACCGGGCCCTGAAGAACCGGCCCCGGGACTCCCAGCGCTTTGCCCTGGACTACGAGACCATGATCCGCCCTTTGACGGGCAAAAGGCTGCCTGTTCTGGCCTGGGAAGATGCAAGGAACGAGGAGCGACTGTTTACCTTGCTGAGCCGTCTGCATTGCTTTGGCATTGGCCGCATGGTCACACGCAAATCCTGGCTGTGGAGGTTCGATGAGCCTTGCTATTGGATCATTACCAAAGTCAAGGTGGATTATACAGCTGAG AATCTGGATCACGGGAAAGCCTGGGGCTATTTGACATTTAGAG GCAAGGTGATGGAGGAAGTCAGAGAAATTGGCAAGGTTATGTATCATGACTGGCGCATGGTTCCGAAGCATGAGGAGGAGGCCTTTAAGAAATTCACACCCGTGGAGGAGGAGACCGTCCGATATGTCCTCTACCCACCACTGCTACGGGCCATGGTTCTTGCCCAGAGGCAAAAGGAAGGCAAACCATGTACAGAAGAGCCCATGATTGATCTGATGCGACCACGTTCCTTCTCAAAGGAGTACTTCGAAAATGCCAGGAATGAAGGCACTCCAGTTTGA